The following are encoded together in the Tetrapisispora phaffii CBS 4417 chromosome 5, complete genome genome:
- the TPHA0E02830 gene encoding uncharacterized protein (similar to Saccharomyces cerevisiae HRR25 (YPL204W); ancestral locus Anc_6.215) produces MDLRVGRKFRIGRKIGSGSFGDIYHGTNLISGEEVAIKLESIRSRHPQLDYESRVYKYLSGGVGIPFLRWFGREGEYNAMVIDLLGPSLEDLFNYCHRKFSFKTVIMLALQMICRIQYIHGRSFIHRDIKPDNFLMGVGRRGSTVNVIDFGLSKKYRDFNTHRHIAYRENKSLTGTARYASVNTHLGIEQSRRDDLESLGYVLIYFCKGSLPWQGLKATTKKQKYDRILEKKLSINVETLCGGLPQEFSEYISYCKNLKFDERPDYLYLARLFKDLSIKLDYHNDHLFDWTMLRYTKAMVEKQQQQQQNTIASNTNNNNNNGITPASNNNNSNTNIASITDNQDNSQTTANDQRKDKNDSFNKVKTLAMKNFPTHFHYYLIENDSYYPSPDEIKKQTVANNNAVVEDSSLLKAIGKGMERLKQNSLQNNTNLTSNEANPADAQMNSNVIQPLLQKQQQQQQQQVQQEQRSTYYPPQVQTSVDATLKQQQQQQQQQQQLQNQASAQNNIPNQGSGQDIWL; encoded by the coding sequence ATGGATTTAAGAGTAGGCAGGAAATTTAGAATTGGTAGAAAAATCGGTAGTGGTTCGTTTGGTGATATTTATCATGGTACAAATTTGATTAGTGGGGAAGAAGTCGCCATAAAATTAGAGTCGATTAGATCAAGACATCCGCAGTTAGACTACGAATCAAGGGTTTATAAGTACTTGAGTGGGGGTGTTGGGATACCTTTCTTGAGATGGTTCGGAAGGGAGGGCGAGTACAATGCGATGGTCATCGACTTGTTAGGTCCCTCTTTGGAGGATTTGTTTAATTATTGCCATAGGAAATTCTCTTTCAAAACCGTGATTATGCTGGCTTTGCAGATGATTTGTAGAATCCAGTATATTCATGGCCGCTCGTTCATTCACAGAGATATCAAACCCGACAATTTCCTAATGGGTGTAGGCAGACGTGGGTCGACGGTCAATGTCATTGATTTTGGGTTGtctaaaaaatatagagACTTCAACACCCATAGACATATCGCTTATAgagaaaataaatcattgaCAGGTACAGCAAGATATGCGAGTGTTAATACTCATCTGGGGATCGAACAAAGTAGGAGAGATGATTTGGAGTCTTTGGGCTACGTcttgatttatttttgtaaagGTTCTTTACCTTGGCAAGGTTTGAAAGCAACTACAAAAAAGCAGAAATACGATAGAATTCTAGAGAAAAAATTGTCAATTAATGTGGAGACTTTGTGTGGTGGTTTGCCTCAAGAATTCTCAGAGTATATTTCTTATTGTAAGAATTTGAAGTTCGATGAAAGACCGgattatttgtatttagCAAGATTATTCAAAGATTTGAGTATCAAATTAGACTACCATAATGatcatttatttgattGGACCATGTTGCGTTACACAAAGGCAATGGTTGAAaagcaacagcaacagcaacaaaATACCATTGCATCGAATacaaataacaataataataatggtatAACTCCTGCATctaacaacaataattcaaatactAACATTGCATCCATTACTGATAACCAAGATAATAGCCAAACTACAGCTAATGATCAGAGAAAAGATAAAAACGATTCCTTCAATAAAGTGAAGACATTGGCTATGAAAAACTTTCCAACTCATTTCCATTACTACttgattgaaaatgatagtTATTATCCAAGTCCAGATGAAATTAAGAAACAAACGGTCGCAAATAACAATGCAGTTGTGGAAGATTCATCGTTACTGAAAGCTATAGGCAAGGGCATGGAGCGTTTGAAACAAAACTCTTTACAAAACAACACGAATTTAACAAGTAATGAAGCAAACCCAGCAGATGCGCAAATGAATTCAAACGTTATTCAACCACTATTGCAGAAAcagcagcaacagcaacagcagcaaGTTCAACAAGAACAAAGATCTACATACTACCCACCACAAGTCCAAACTTCGGTAGACGCTACTCTAaaacaacagcaacaacagcaacaacagcaacaacaattaCAAAACCAAGCCTCTGCTCAAAATAACATACCAAACCAAGGTTCTGGTCAAGATATTTGGTTGTAA
- the TPHA0E02860 gene encoding uncharacterized protein (similar to Saccharomyces cerevisiae AFT1 (YGL071W) and AFT2 (YPL202C); ancestral locus Anc_6.211) — translation MEIFKTENGDSISPIISMNDNFFLDKANSKSTTTNKNTKKLEVESTDNIPVIVKSKASDKYIHLDPIPDFKDRNEIKPWLQKIFYPQGVELVIERSDTIKVVFKCKAAKRGKTSKGDKDTEQNYIPKNDEDIKEKPTNDIKDVKNTERKKKRVVSRFNTCPFRIRATLSSRRNKWAVVIINNKHSHNVAFNPESKEYKKFKEGLREVDDIQAIKKFDELEYRFHANLPIIPSLVPCDCGLTSEVKSFEVIMPSNCVTTTVSGEGALQSTRKNLDPNSINNTMYCPNYPVNVSKPKKLKNKKLSSLNLSQETILKKSASAKFHVNLPHTHIHTNSADAFSGTNSNADTPFMERNSSFDSLISNVINNKNLETHTHSHSHPHSHPYDVTQNAYPNEFILPSTFLEGSSDVALQTGIMSNFTSDLNEIDFTGIFNKSIHHKPNNGKMTELNSPSLSFSPDTSQYSMSKIQEPISTDPALLNEQDLLNNTFLGGPMNELSSSITTSTSNMINNSEPPEHFNTDGNTLMMSELPVIENYVNTNNNFSNAVPKNSTSKSSTNRASKAQQGNTYSPFIKTEEEQLRLMNEIDKINNLTATTFQSDKHEQSSPAFIDFTNCFPVQSKMRNKLIAKKEDVSDNSFEQDVFNLQNSQGHDIPEYINFMLQNETDIFKKEDSLQGQEFNLHDNDLVMSINEGNSVKTNDKSNLPLFQTNWDNEFNS, via the coding sequence atggaaatatttaaaacgGAGAATGGAGACAGCATAAGTCCCATCATCTCGATGAATGATAACTTCTTCCTTGATAAAGCGAATTCCAAGTCAACAAcaactaataaaaatacaaaaaaattagaagttGAATCAACTGATAATATTCCTGTTATTGTGAAATCAAAAGCAagtgataaatatattcatttagATCCCATTCCTGATTTCAAAGatagaaatgaaattaaacCATGGTTGCAAAAGATCTTTTATCCACAAGGTGTAGAATTAGTTATTGAAAGATCAGATACTATTAAGGTTGTATTTAAATGTAAAGCTGCAAAAAGAGGTAAAACTTCAAAAGGAGATAAAGACACAgaacaaaattatatacccaaaaatgatgaagatattaaagAGAAACCTACTAATGATATCAAAGATGTAAAAAACACTGAAcgaaagaagaaaagagTTGTTTCACGTTTTAATACATGTCCATTCCGTATAAGAGCCACTCTTTCTTCAAGGAGAAACAAGTGGGCTGTCgttattatcaataataaacatTCACACAATGTTGCATTTAATCCAGAGAGTAAAGAATATaagaaatttaaagaaggtCTAAGGGAAGTTGATGATATACAAGCCATTAAAAAATTCGACGAATTAGAATATAGATTCCATGCAAATCTGCCCATTATTCCGTCATTAGTACCCTGCGACTGTGGTTTAACAAGTGAAGTTAAGTCATTTGAAGTGATAATGCCATCAAATTGTGTGACAACAACCGTTTCTGGAGAAGGTGCATTACAGTCGACACGCAAAAATTTAGATCCAAACAGCATAAACAATACGATGTATTGTCCAAACTATCCCGTTAATGTAAGTAAGCCTAAAAAgcttaaaaataaaaaattgtcATCTTTGAACTTAAGTCAAGAAactattttgaaaaaatcaGCATCTGCAAAATTTCACGTTAATTTACCACATACCCATATCCATACAAATTCTGCTGATGCATTCTCAGGAACTAATTCAAATGCCGATACTCCATTTATGGAGAGGAATTCAAGCTTTGATAGTTTGATTTCAAATGTTataaacaacaaaaatttagaaacaCATACACATTCGCATAGTCACCCACATAGTCATCCATATGACGTAACTCAAAATGCATATccaaatgaatttattttaccaTCAACATTTTTAGAAGGATCCAGTGATGTAGCTTTACAAACTGGAATCATGTCAAATTTCACCAGTGATTTAAACGAAATTGATTTCACTGGCATATTTAACAAATCGATACATCATAAACCAAACAATGGAAAGATGACAGAATTAAACTCACCTTCACTATCGTTTTCCCCAGATACTTCACAATATTCAATGtcaaaaattcaagaaCCAATAAGTACAGATCCTGCATTGCTTAACGAACAAGATCTCTTAAATAATACTTTTCTTGGTGGCCCAATGAATGAACTCAGTTCCAGTATAACTACTTCAACTAGCAATATGATTAATAACTCCGAGCCGCCTGAACATTTCAATACAGACGGAAATACTTTGATGATGAGTGAACTTCCAGTTATAGAAAATTATGtgaatacaaataataatttctcAAATGCAGTTCCTAAAAACTCCACTTCAAAATCCTCTACAAACCGTGCTTCGAAAGCACAACAAGGAAATACCTATAGTCCATTTATAAAAACCGAGGAGGAACAGTTACGATTAATGAATGagattgataaaattaataatttaacagCAACTACGTTCCAATCTGACAAGCACGAACAGAGCAGTCCAGCATTCATTGATTTTACCAACTGTTTTCCAGTTCAAAGCAAAATGCGTAACAAGCTTATTGCAAAAAAGGAGGATGTTTCAGACAACTCCTTTGAACAAGATGTAtttaatttacaaaatagTCAAGGTCATGATATTcctgaatatattaattttatgttACAAAATGAGACAGACATTTTCAAAAAGGAAGATTCATTACAGGGACAGGAATTTAATTTGCATGATAACGATTTAGTAATGTCTATTAATGAAGGCAATTCAGTAAAGACAAATGATAAAAGCAATTTACCTCTGTTTCAAACAAATTGGGATAACGAATTTAATAGTTAA
- the TPK2 gene encoding cAMP-dependent protein kinase catalytic subunit TPK2 (similar to Saccharomyces cerevisiae TPK2 (YPL203W); ancestral locus Anc_6.214) yields the protein MDSNIKEYPAPSNDTSVYQQQQQQQLYQRQQLQQQHQLQQGQQYYYETAKSDQQPQASLAPFPGDGTDSSNSQHLVFQKSSVSKGKYTLQDFQILRTLGTGSFGRVHLVRSIHNRRYYAIKVLKKQQIIRMKQIEHTNDERRILKMVEHPFLIRMWGTFQDSRNLFMVMDYIEGGELFSLLRKSQRFPNPVAKFYAAEVILALDYLHSHGIIYRDLKPENLLLDRLGHIKMTDFGFAKEISTVTWTLCGTPDYIAPEVVASKPYNKSVDWWSLGILIYEMLAGYTPFYDTTPMKTYEKILNGKVNYPSFFHPNIVDLLSNLITADLTRRFGNLQSGAEDIKSHAWFSEVVWSKLLARDIVTPYEPPIQSEVGDTSLFDQYPEEHFDYGIQCEDPYTQYFTDF from the coding sequence ATGGATAGcaatattaaagaatacCCTGCTCCTTCGAATGATACTAGTGTGTAtcaacaacagcaacagcaacaattGTATCAACGACAACAATTACAACAACAGCACCAATTGCAACAGGGTCAGCAATATTACTATGAAACTGCAAAGAGCGATCAACAACCCCAAGCTAGTTTAGCTCCCTTTCCAGGTGATGGAACTGATTCTTCCAATTCTCAACATTTAGTATTCCAAAAATCTTCTGTCTCCAAAGGGAAATATACGTTACAagattttcaaatattgagaACTCTTGGTACAGGCTCTTTTGGCAGAGTTCATCTAGTGAGATCAATCCACAATAGAAGATATTATGCAATAAAAGTTTTGAAGAAGCAGCAAATTATCAGAATGAAACAAATAGAACATACAAACGATGAGAGAAGAATCTTGAAAATGGTAGAACatccatttttaataagaaTGTGGGGGACTTTCCAGGACTCCAGAAATTTATTCATGGTAATGGATTATATTGAAGGTGgtgaattattttcattgttGAGAAAATCGCAACGGTTCCCAAACCCAGTGGCTAAATTTTACGCAGCTGAAGTTATATTAGCCTTGGATTACTTACATTCACATGGTATAATTTATAGAGATTTAAAACCTGAAAATCTTCTACTAGATCGTTTAGGTCATATTAAAATGACTGATTTTGGTTTCGCAAAAGAAATTTCTACTGTTACTTGGACTTTGTGTGGTACTCCTGACTATATTGCCCCAGAAGTGGTAGCCTCTAAACCTTACAATAAATCTGTAGATTGGTGGTCCTTGGGTATCTTAATATATGAAATGTTGGCCGGTTATACTCCATTTTATGATACAACTCCAATGAAAACTTATGAAAAGATATTGAACGGGAAAGTAAATTATCCATCCTTTTTCCATCCAAATATTGtagatttattatcaaatttgatAACGGCAGATTTAACAAGAAGATTCGGTAATTTACAAAGCGGAGCAGAAGATATAAAATCACATGCCTGGTTTAGTGAAGTTGTATGGTCAAAGCTACTTGCAAGGGACATTGTAACGCCATATGAACCACCAATTCAATCAGAAGTCGGTGAtacatcattatttgatCAATATCCAGAAGAACATTTCGATTATGGTATTCAGTGTGAAGACCCATATACACAGTATTTCACAGACTTTTAA
- the RPB9 gene encoding DNA-directed RNA polymerase II core subunit RPB9 (similar to Saccharomyces cerevisiae RPB9 (YGL070C); ancestral locus Anc_6.212) gives MTTFKFCRDCNNMLYPREDRENMRLLFECRTCSYVEEAGTPLVYRHELITNIGETAGVVQDIGSDPTLPRSDRECPKCHGKDNCFFQSQQRRKDTSMVLFFVCLSCSHIFTSDQKNKRTQFS, from the coding sequence ATGACTACATTTAAGTTTTGTCGTGATTGTAACAATATGCTTTATCCAAGAGAGGATAGAGAAAATATGAGATTGCTATTCGAATGTAGAACTTGTTCTTATGTTGAAGAAGCTGGTACTCCATTAGTTTATAGACATGAATTGATTACAAACATTGGTGAAACTGCAGGTGTGGTTCAAGATATTGGTTCAGATCCTACTCTACCGAGATCAGACAGAGAGTGTCCTAAATGTCATGGTAAGgataattgtttttttcaatCACAACAAAGAAGAAAGGACACATCTATGGTGCTGTTTTTTGTCTGTTTGAGTTGTTCACATATATTCACTTCAGatcaaaagaataaaaGAACACAATTCTCATGA
- the YIG1 gene encoding Yig1p (similar to Saccharomyces cerevisiae YIG1 (YPL201C); ancestral locus Anc_6.210): MGLPVFLYNTQGIRDGEDDKEEQRRVDFYAKRNFVEKNFATNTNVNQSLINNVLLNNFFRESINNIFPIDDGMNDILNNYYNNNNDAYYRDNEINGSEINYDFKLNSRNDCILSDEVNEYLNKGYENLIYQKNNDEKFWIYYYNNFIVSDILFFDFNSNITYKIDAETYSIDISKISFIDCKYVGGNCTKLMVVISSLSGELYLFEIENGNIIFKKFNIGHNTKILNVWLGLIDQNLILSFNLNYGIIITNVMTNRNYAIPIECQNLNITNAKIDFPGLTIFNSSEIYFVSNFLDATARGQINEIKIMKRENELFESITYKMISSRPTLLVETNQRLLSISNCHTSINSNTVNWYKDTHTILQKNNLITNYEENAPKYQYSILNDFLVVCEDHLYDTTLIIYKYSKISNEWLFLGFTDIKSKFNLKKIKNLSITRFNTNFIINLLNDKNEKYEFDII; encoded by the coding sequence ATGGGATTACcagtttttttatataatactCAAGGGATTAGAGACGGCGAGgatgataaagaagaacaaaGAAGAGTGGACTTTTATGCTAAGAGGAACTTTGTGGAGAAAAATTTTGCAACGAATACAAACGTGAATCAATCTCTTATAAACAACGTTCTGCttaataacttttttaGGGAAagcattaataatatttttccaATTGATGATGGTATGAATGATATATTGAACAACtattataataacaacaatgATGCTTATTATAgagataatgaaattaatggTAGTGAAATCAattatgattttaaattaaattcaagaaatgaTTGTATATTATCAGATGAAGTAAATGAATACTTAAATAAAGGttatgaaaatttaatttatcaaaaaaacaatgatgaaaaattttggatttattattataataatttcattgttAGTGATATACTgttttttgatttcaattcaaatatCACATATAAGATAGATGCAGAAACATATAGTATTGatatttctaaaatatcattcaTTGATTGTAAATATGTTGGCGGTAACTGCACTAAGTTAATGGTTGTAATAAGCAGTTTATCAGGGGAACTATacttatttgaaattgaaaatggaaatattatttttaaaaaatttaatatcgGTCACAACACTAAGATTTTAAATGTGTGGTTAGGTTTAATagatcaaaatttaattttaagtttcaatttaaattatggtataattattacaaaTGTCATGACTAATAGAAACTATGCAATCCCAATTGAATgtcaaaatttgaatattaccAATGCAAAAATAGATTTCCCAGGtttaacaatatttaatagttccgaaatttattttgtaagtAATTTCTTAGATGCAACCGCTAGGGGGcaaataaatgaaatcaaaataatgaagagAGAAAACGAACTATTTGAATCAATCACTTACAAAATGATCTCATCAAGACCAACATTATTAGTCGAAACTAATCAAAGATTATTGTCGATTTCCAATTGTCATACCtcaataaattcaaatacagTAAATTGGTACAAAGATACACACACAATATTACAGAAAAACAACTTAATAACTAATTATGAAGAAAACGCCccaaaatatcaatattcaaTCCTAAATGATTTCTTAGTTGTATGTGAAGACCATCTATACGATACTAccttaataatttataaatattctaaaatCAGTAATGAATGGTTATTCCTAGGGTTCACTGATatcaaatcaaaatttaatctcaaaaaaatcaagaaTCTAAGCATTACTAGGTTTAAtacaaattttattattaacttattaaatgataagaatgaaaaatatgaattcgatataatataa